ACGCCACTGCGTCCGGGCCGCGCAGCGTGATTTGCTTTGGTGGGACAGGCTTTCCAGCCTGCCGTCATTGGCATTTCAGTCTGGCAGGCTGGAAAGCATGCGCCACAAGTATCACTTCTACGTCTCGCTGGGTAGCACCTCACCGTACCACGCAAAGAATTGCTTCATGATAAAGTCTACAGTCATTTGATTAACATGAAAGTTCTCTCTGCCTTCCGCGAAAATCTGCTCACCCATCATGGGACGATAGATTGTGGCCATTTCAAATGCGGGGAAATAGTAGACATTGTCATGGAGAGCCGCGAATTCATCAGCCACGGATCGAAGAGTGGATTTGGAATTGCAGCTCGCTGTGATCACATCTGCATCTTCTCTAAATGTGGCCCATAAATGGACCGGTGATACGGTTACGATGATGCTGCACGCGGGGTTATGCCTTTCCATGATTGCATGAATGCGTTCCAGGTTGGCAAGGTTTTCAGCGTGCCTGCTCACTCGGAAACCATAGCGGCTCATGTCCCCGCCCTCGTTGACATAAGGCCCTGAAGGCAAGCAGATGACCGCTCCGTCCACGCGATCTTCCCAGATCTCGGTCAAGCCCAGCGTCAGGATAAGGACTTCGGCATTCTCCAGCACGCGCCGCGAGCACTGCCGGTGGTTCTCAAAATCCGCTTCGGCAGCCTTCAGGTCTTCGTACAATATTATTCGGCGATATGGGTCCTGAATTTGCCCTGAAATCGGCGCGTTCCACCATCGCAGGTCCGGTGACCACTCTCCGAAGGTGTATTCAAATATCTGGCGCATCGAGAAAGTGTTATAAAGCCTCTCCCAAGCCGCGCTCGCGTGTTTTGTGGCCGGATGATCCGCTTCTTCGACGAGATACGAGAATCCTTCCCTGACAAGCACCTGTTTTATTTCACGGGCAAAACAGGACCCCATTGACGTTATACGCGTTGAACGCGTAATGCGCAGGTCCACATTTCCGGGCCTAGGGAACGATCCATCCGCAGGGGGATTGTCATACGAACCGGGCCAAACCTGCCACGCCTCAAAACGATGCTTGGGATGAACATCCGAACCAGCCATGAAAACCTCGT
This region of Desulfomonile tiedjei genomic DNA includes:
- a CDS encoding GSCFA domain-containing protein, producing the protein MAGSDVHPKHRFEAWQVWPGSYDNPPADGSFPRPGNVDLRITRSTRITSMGSCFAREIKQVLVREGFSYLVEEADHPATKHASAAWERLYNTFSMRQIFEYTFGEWSPDLRWWNAPISGQIQDPYRRIILYEDLKAAEADFENHRQCSRRVLENAEVLILTLGLTEIWEDRVDGAVICLPSGPYVNEGGDMSRYGFRVSRHAENLANLERIHAIMERHNPACSIIVTVSPVHLWATFREDADVITASCNSKSTLRSVADEFAALHDNVYYFPAFEMATIYRPMMGEQIFAEGRENFHVNQMTVDFIMKQFFAWYGEVLPSET